In Vicugna pacos chromosome 10, VicPac4, whole genome shotgun sequence, the following proteins share a genomic window:
- the CTSD gene encoding cathepsin D: MQPSNLLLLVLGLLAAPAAALVRIPLHKFTSIRRTLSEMGGPVEDLIAKGPISKYSQGLPAMTQGPIPELLKNYMDAQYYGEIGIGTPPQCFTVVFDTGSSNLWVPSIHCKLLDLACWIHHKYNSGKSSTYVKNGTTFDIHYGSGSLSGYLSQDTVSVPCNSAVATLGGIRVERQTFGEATKQPGITFIAAKFDGILGMAYPRISVNNVLPVFDNLMQQKLVDKNIFSFYLNRDPSAQPGGELMLGGTDSKYYKGPLTYHNVTRMAYWQVHMEQVDVGTSLTLCKGGCEAIVDTGTSLIVGPVEEVRELQKAIGAVPLIQGEYMIPCEKVSSLPEVTLKLGGRGYKLSSEDYTLKVSQAGKTICLSGFMGMDIPPPGGPLWILGDVFIGRYYAVFDRDQNRVGLAEAARL, from the exons ATGCAGCCCTCCAACCTGCTGCTGCTCGTCCTCGGCCTGCtggccgcgcccgccgccgcgctGGTCAG AATCCCGCTGCACAAATTCACATCCATCCGCCGGACCTTGTCGGAGATGGGAGGCCCCGTGGAAGACCTGATCGCCAAGGGCCCCATTTCCAAGTACAGCCAGGGGCTGCCTGCTATGACCCAGGGGCCCATTCCCGAGCTTCTCAAGAACTATATGGAT GCCCAGTACTACGGGGAGATTGGCATCGGGACGCCCCCGCAGTGCTTCACCGTGGTCTTCGACACTGGCTCCTCCAACCTGTGGGTCCCCTCCATCCACTGCAAACTGCTAGACCTCGCCTGCT GGATCCACCACAAGTACAACAGCGGCAAGTCCAGCACGTATGTGAAGAACGGCACCACGTTCGACATCCACTACGGCTCCGGCAGCCTCTCCGGGTACCTGAGCCAGGACACCGTGTCG GTGCCCTGTAATTCGGCGGTGGCGACCCTGGGTGGCATCAGGGTGGAGAGGCAGACCTTCGGGGAGGCCACCAAGCAGCCAGGCATCACCTTCATCGCGGCCAAGTTCGACGGCATCCTGGGCATGGCCTACCCCCGCATCTCCGTGAACAACGTGCTGCCCGTCTTCGATAACCTGATGCAGCAGAAGCTGGTGGACAAGAACATCTTCTCCTTCTACCTGAACAG GGACCCAAGTGCACAGCCCGGGGGCGAGCTGATGCTGGGGGGCACTGACTCCAAGTACTACAAAGGCCCGCTGACCTACCACAATGTCACCCGCATGGCCTACTGGCAGGTCCACATGGAGCA ggtggaCGTGGGCACCAGCCTGACCCTGTGTAAGGGGGGCTGTGAGGCCATTGTGGACACGGGCACTTCCCTCATCGTGGGCCCCGTGGAAGAGGTGCGCGAGCTGCAGAAGGCCATCGGGGCCGTGCCGCTGATCCAGGGCGAG TACATGATCCCCTGCGAGAAGGTGTCCAGCCTGCCCGAGGTCACTCTGAAGCTGGGGGGGAGAGGCTACAAACTGTCCTCAGAGGACTACACACTCAAG GTGTCGCAGGCTGGGAAGACCATCTGTCTGAGCGGCTTCATGGGCATGGACATCCCCCCACCCGGAGGGCCCCTCTGGATCCTGGGCGACGTCTTCATTGGCCGCTACTACGCCGTGTTCGACCGGGACCAGAACCGGGTGGGCCTGGCTGAGGCTGCCAGGCTCTAG